Genomic segment of Salvia hispanica cultivar TCC Black 2014 chromosome 2, UniMelb_Shisp_WGS_1.0, whole genome shotgun sequence:
CAGGAGGTGTTTTTGGGATGTCCGTTGGGATGTTTGCCGGGACATCCGTtacattgtggatgctctaaacaCTACCATGCAATATACATTGTGGAAATTGTAGATGAATTTCCGCATATTGCATTATAGTTATAAGAAAATTGTATTCtatattgttgagttttgcattataaacataaattgaCTGCAATGCtaaataaactatatataagTAGAATtcgtctatatatataatgcaaattaaacatcTTTATGTATACAATGCAATATGCCTAAAACTACCATGCAATCCGCCAAAATCCATCTACAACTTCTACAAAAGTATGTTGCATTGTAGTTtttacaaattatgtgggacggattgaaatggaaaactgggatgAATTATCCGGAACGgggggagtattttttaagtaCACCCTTGATCCCTATACATATAAATTACATCTATATAGatggaatatatatttgtcACTAAATAGAATATCAATAAATGGAGAGTCCCTTAACCAGCATGCCACAATAGTACACTTATTTGAaacaacaatatataattgtgtCGATTTTGTAACGTTGCAGCTGATAATCACACTCAAACCATAAATTCGAAGAAATATGGACGGAGAGTGTTTATGAATCGGAAAAGGTAATGGCGACATTAGGTATTATTACGTTGTGTTTTACGAGCAGCAATGCAGTGTTGATATGGCTTGATGAAAACTTTTCCGAGGGGCGTTTTTGGAACCGGGATAAATTTACCGACTACAGCCAGAGGCCAGCTGcaagaaagaagaattttaGTCTTGGTTTTAATATCGCTACCAAACGAGCCCGCCTAGAGGAATGGACAAACCTGATAATGCCTATAACAAAACATATCAGCCACTGTGGGATATTAAGCTTCACTGTTGAGGTGAACTTCCCAAGGAAATTGATTATGATTATctagttcataaaaaaaaaagaacttaGTTACCAGAAAATGGAAATCAAACTAGAATTTCAAACTATAAACCAAACCATGCACTCACTTGTAGTATAAATGTAGATCCAACTATTCCAGTGAAGAGGTGGTTTTTGGTCACACCACTGAAAACATTGAGTTCGTCTGGCTTCCGAGCATTAAACTCGTTGAAAATCTGTATATCGACAGGTGAATGGAAGATTTGTTCAGGTAATTCTATCCCAACATGGCTCTTTTTCTAAGTTTCTCGGATTCATTCACTTCAATTGGATTGCACTTACTTGGCATAGAACGAACGCGTTGAACACCACGGTGTTTTTCACCATGTTAGCATGCTCTATGGTGTCATTCTTCAGTTTGAGTAGAGTTAGCCCCTCGAAGTTGAGAACAAGGAGTACTGCTACTTGATATACAGCCTGCACCAGAAAAAGGTACAATGAGTTGTTTATCTagagttctttttttttttcccttaaaAAACAGAACAAAAGCCAATTTActggaaaataaagtatacCTGGATAACTAAGTTCCTCCACATGATATTTGTTACTAGTGATTCCCTGAACGACGTGTGAACATGTAAGCAATGGATCGTATTCTCAACACGTTTACTACTCAAATCCGAAGCAGTTATAGTTTATGCTGTTGTAAAAGCTACAAAGGGAAATGTACAGAATATATTTTCTAACATTTTAGCAGTTCTACATTATTGAGTAAAGATACTTTGCATGTTATCTTTTAAGGACATACAGTTGATCTGAACTAAATTTACGCAATGGATGACATATTATTGAGAACTAAACTACGCGGGGTTGATAATTCGTACCTTCGACCAACTGGAGATCTGTCCATAAGATGATCAGTCGGCGGTTCAGTAGCCAGTGCCAAAGCTCCCAGAGTATCCATGATGAGGTTAACCCAGAGAAGCTGCAACGTTAACACAAGTACATTCAATCTTGTAAAAACCGTAGATAAGTTGCTCGAAGATTCTGTTTACATCTTCTATTTAAGGATCTAAAGAGTCTATGCTGCTATAATATCATAGACATCAACAAATAACCCGGGGTGTAAGAGAGATACGGCACCTGCACTGTATTCAGAGGAACATGGCCCGAAGTAACTGCAGCAACGACATTAATTGTCAAAGCGGCAACATTTACAGTGAGCTGGAACTGGAtgaatttttggatatttgCATACACAGAGCGTCCCCATCGAACAACCTTTACAACTGAAGCGAAATTGTCGTCCAATATAATGATGTCTGAGTTTTCTTTTGCAACTTCCGTTCCTTGTATACCCATGGAAAGACCTATATCAGCCTACGAATAGAGAAAATAAGTAATGAGTAATTgatgtcaaaataaaataccataACTGGCAATTTATCTATCACTTaaacttatttatttcatcataACACTAACAAGCTTGATAAATGCACGGAGGTATCTTTTAAAGGTTACGAAAAGCATATGAAATCTCATCAAACCTCATTGAGTGCAGGGGCATCATTAGTTCCGTCTCCTGTTACAGCAACAACTTCCCCTAGCTTACGCAGTGTCTGAACTAGCAAAAGCTTGTCAGTCGGAGAAGACCGTGCCATAACCTGTTCATCATGAAACGTAACACTTATTCGGCATTCATATAAGGCATAGCTTGCTAACAAAATAGGGAGGTCTGCTTGATAAAACATACAACAATAAAATTTGCAGCTTGTTCTCTATCTTTCTCAGACATCTCGCGGAATCTTTTCCCTTCCATAACGTAGGGTTCACCAGTGTCTGCATTTGATGAAAGGATACCACACTCCTGCGCAATTGCTTTTGCTGTCTGAATATTGTCTCCAGTTACCATGCGCACCTAATAATTGACAATCACGTCATGTTCTCCTTTTATAtcagaaaaacaacaaaagtaAACTGCATTATCCCTTAACGATATCATAAAACCAGTGATGCCTTCTAGCAAATCatgctttattttatctttgttaAGCAAATGAAGTATTTATATGGAGTAAAAGCTCTTCTTTAGGAATGTTGtaacaatcaaaattgataCCTTAACGCCAGCATGTGTGCATAGTTCCACTGCTTCTCTGACACCTGGTCGACAAGGATCCtacataaaaaatttgatgaataCCACTGTTTAAGTACAAAAGTACATAAGAGGCTTGTATTTGATAATATTAGAAAGTTTGCACAATAAGCAAAACTACTATTGTGCTGAAACAAATTGTTGGTAACATTCAGCAGTCTCTATGAAGTTACACATAAATGTTTATCATAGCAAACATTCTGAAAGGAAAACAGAACTGACTGCTATAGAAACAGGATAGTGAGAGTTAGCTACCTTAATACCAACAATAGCCAGCAAAACAAGATCATCTGCTGGTAAAGTCCACTGTGCCAGCTGTTCTTGATCTGTTGGAACCGTATTTGCTTCAAATGTTTTGTAAGCAACAGCAACACACCGCAAGCTTTTTTCGGCCATATTATTAATAGCATCTTTAAGAAATTCCTGAATAAGAAAGGTGTTACACACATCTGTTAAGATTGTAGGTAATTTTTAATCTCGGGTAACAATAGAACTAGAAGGTCATGTACTGAATACCTACCATATCGTTAGCAATTGGTTTCACAGAACCATTTACATCAATGCACTGTGAACAGGAAGCTAAGATAATCTCAGCCGCTCCCTTCCAATGCACATGAACTTGGGATCCAGTCTGCCGAGTCAAGAAGAAAATCtttcacaaatatatttttggaagaatgAACAGCATAGGCTTTTTTGACATATTGCTCaaatatttcatctattttctATGATTTTCATGGATTCTGACCTTTAACGAAGCTCAGGCTATGCTCGTTAATACACAGACATCAAATTATTgttaaagaataaaaacaGGACTTGCACAGAATTGCCACAAGTGTCTAGTATGGATCACTTACCCGTCCTCTAACTGCAACACCCCCTCGTTTTTTGGTAGAATTAAAAGGAGCGACATGGAGAATTATGGATTCAGATTTCACAGTGTCAAACTTCATTCCCAACTGAAAAGGTAAGGAAATAAAGGTGATGACAAAGTCGAGATGGTAACTGAAGAGTAGATAATAGAGCACGGGGAGGAAGTACCTTGACACCCCACTGAAGAATGGCTTTCTCAGTTGGAGATCCAGACACCTCAACTTCACCAAGCTTAAAAATacacaaatgaaaaagatGAGTACGTAACATTATACAAGCTCAAAAGCTTGTGAAATCATGGATGTTAGCTAATTTGATGAGATGGcaagaatattttttcatgcaaCATTAAAGTGCAATTTTGTAATGCTACATCTGCTACTCATATGTCCAAGCTTTTGAGCACTAAGGAAGAGTACCTTATTCAAGAATACACTGCCAGAAGTGTTCTGAGCGAGTCCCTCATCTACCAGAGAGGAAACTGATGCAGGCAACTGGGAACCATCTTCAGGAggatcaattttctttttcccgACATATGCCTCAACTACGGTCATCTGTGTCAAAATGCAGTGTGCCAAGCACCTGATTAAATACGCATCCAGTCTTTCCACTTTTTGATAGGATTAGGAACAGAATTGAAAATAACCTGGTTCAGGGTCAAAGTTCCAGTCTTATCACTGCAAATGGTTGTTGCAGATCCCATAGTTTCACAGGCCGAGAGCCTACGCACCTGGATATCAAGTATAATAGTTTTACTggagatataaaaaaatgtacataGTTGATTGAATTAGAGACCTGGAAACAACAGAAAATCTTACATACCAAAGCCTTGTCAgccatcatttttttcatggagTATGCTAGGCTGTTacaattgcaaaataaataaattctattaGAACCAGAGATGGACCCTGAGATAATGCTAAGTAGGGAATATTTTCATACTCACGTCAAGGTTACGGCCAAAGGGAGCCCTTCTGGGACCGCAACAACAAC
This window contains:
- the LOC125205895 gene encoding calcium-transporting ATPase 9, plasma membrane-type-like: MTNGEEEDIFHDIESGTAPDDGSEADEEFSDPFDIGSTKNASHNMLKRWRQAALVLNASRRFRYTLDLKRDEQHEKRRRMIRAHAQVIRAALRFKLAGQQAKVLGSPVIPPSPSGPYGVSPDQLASMNRDHNIAAFEQYGGVKGISGLLRTNFETGISGDDHEFAQRRDVFGSNTYPLKKGRTFWMFLWDAWQDTTLIILIVAAIASLGLGIKTEGLEEGWYDGGSITFAVLLVIIVTATSDYKQSLQFQNLNEEKRNIQVEVIRGGRREKVSIYDIVVGDVIPLKIGDQVPADGLVTISHSLAIDESSMTGESKIIQKDQKTPFLMSGCKVADGAGTMLVTGVGINTEWGLLMTSISEDNGEETPLQVRLNGVTTFIGIVGLTVAFSVLVILLARYFTGTSKDPDGTVQFVRGKTSLGHTIDGVIHIITAAVTIVVVAVPEGLPLAVTLTLAYSMKKMMADKALVRRLSACETMGSATTICSDKTGTLTLNQMTVVEAYVGKKKIDPPEDGSQLPASVSSLVDEGLAQNTSGSVFLNKLGEVEVSGSPTEKAILQWGVKLGMKFDTVKSESIILHVAPFNSTKKRGGVAVRGRTGSQVHVHWKGAAEIILASCSQCIDVNGSVKPIANDMEFLKDAINNMAEKSLRCVAVAYKTFEANTVPTDQEQLAQWTLPADDLVLLAIVGIKDPCRPGVREAVELCTHAGVKVRMVTGDNIQTAKAIAQECGILSSNADTGEPYVMEGKRFREMSEKDREQAANFIVVMARSSPTDKLLLVQTLRKLGEVVAVTGDGTNDAPALNEADIGLSMGIQGTEVAKENSDIIILDDNFASVVKVVRWGRSVYANIQKFIQFQLTVNVAALTINVVAAVTSGHVPLNTVQLLWVNLIMDTLGALALATEPPTDHLMDRSPVGRRESLVTNIMWRNLVIQAVYQVAVLLVLNFEGLTLLKLKNDTIEHANMVKNTVVFNAFVLCQIFNEFNARKPDELNVFSGVTKNHLFTGIVGSTFILQIIIINFLGKFTSTVKLNIPQWLICFVIGIISWPLAVVGKFIPVPKTPLGKVFIKPYQHCIAARKTQRNNT